GGAAATTGTTCTGAATGCGGACAAAGTCGCGCATATAGTCCCTCGTTTCTCTGGTATAACTCTGAACGTGCACAAGAATCTCGGTGACCGTGTCGATTCAGGTGAAGTGTTGGCGGTCGTGCAGAGCAACCAGAGTGTTGCTTCATACGATGTCAAATCGATGATGTCCGGCACAATAATTGAAAAGCATGTAACTCTTGGCGAGTTCGTACGAGACGATGCAGATATTTTTGTGATAGCAGACCTCTCAACTGTGTGGGTTGCGATCAGCATTTACCCCCAGTATCTTGGCCAGCTTCGAATTGGACAGCGCGTAGCGCTATCCTCTACAGGCATTAGCGAAAAGACGGAAGGAACTATTGATTATATTGGCCCTGTAGTTGGCGAACGTACCCGGACCGGGCAAGCGAGGATGGTTCTCCGAAATCCGGATCGTATTTGGCTACCTGGAATGTTTGTGACCGCAAAAATAGCAGTGTCTGAAACAGATGTTCTGCTCGCTGTCCCTGATGAAGCCATACAGACAGTCGAAGGTTCCACGGCTGTCTTTGTTCGTGTAGACGGACGCTTTCATGCCGTGCCTGTTACGCTTGGCCGGAGCGATGGGAAGATGGTGGAAATTCTGTCAGGTCTGGCGCACGGGGATGAATTTGCCGCGTCTAACAGCTTTTTGTTAAAAGCCGACTTTGGTAAATCCGAAGCCGCTCATGACCACTAAGAGAGGACACTATGAAAGAAATCAAGGCTACGATAAAAACACACATGATAAGCAAGGTCATCTCAGCATTACACGAATTGCCCCACTTTCCTGGTCTGACTACTTTTGATTGTCTTGGTCAAGGGAGAGGCAGAGGACAAGGAGGGACTTATATCACTCCGGAGAGCGGACTCTCTTATCATGAAAAGAAACGAATTGAAATCATTTGCCCCGACCATCAAGTAGATGAAATAGTTGCCATAATTGCGAAACACGCTCACACGGGTAATCCTGGTGATGGCATTATTGGAGTTTCGAAGGTGGATAAGGTAATTAGGATTCGCACCGGGCAAATTGCCGACGCTGCGCTGTAAAGGAGACTAATCATGCTCGATAAAATTCTTAATTTTTCAATCCGCCAACGATGGCTCATACTTTTGGCTGTTTCGGGGATTTCAGTATTGGGTATATACAACTTTGGGAAACTTCCCATTGATGCCGTGCCTGACATCACAAATGTGCAGATACAAATAAACACCGAAGCGAAAGGAATGTCACCCATTGAGGTTGAAAAGCAAATTACATTTTCAATCGAAACTGCAATGGGCGGGATTCCATCCGTTCTATATACGCGTTCTATATCTCGCTATGGTCTATCACAGGTAACAGTCGTTTTTGAGGACGGTACAAATATTTATTTTGCTCGTCAACTCATCAACGAACGCCTGCAAGAAGCCAAGTCGGCTTTGCCGCCCTCGGCGGGAGAACCGACCATGGGTCCGATAGCCACAGGTCTCGGAGAGATATTCATGTATACAGTTGAGGCCTTGCCGGGCAGACTCAAGCCAGATGGCAATTCCTTTACTTCAACGGATTTGCGTGAAGTCCAAGACTGGGTGATAAAACCACAGCTTCGAACAATCGCGGGTGTTACCGAAGTCAACACCATAGGAGGGTATGACAAGCAATACCATGTTACTCCAGATCCGGCGCGTATGATGTCGTACGGATTGAGTTTTCGTGACATCATGGAAGCTCTTGCGAGGAACAACTCCAGTGTCGGTGCGGGGTATATTGAACACAAGGGAGAGCAGTATCTTATCCGTGTCCCAGGAATAGTTAGCACAACAGATGATATCTTGAATGTACTCATAGGAGTCGATGACGGGACACCTATTTATATTCGCGATGTTGCCACAGTCGGTCTCGGAGAGGAACTCCGCACTGGCGCCGCGACAGAAAATGGAGAGGAGGTAGTTCTTGGTACAGTCTTTATGCTCATGGGCGAAAACAGTCGGACTGTCGCCCAACGCGTCGCAGACAAGATGACGGAAGTGAATAAGTCGCTTCCTGATGGTGTTGTTGCAAGGACAGTGTATGACCGCACGAATCTTGTCGATGCAACGCTGGAGACCGTTCGGAACAATCTTGCCGAGGGAGCGGTACTTGTTATCGTCATCCTTTTCCTTCTCCTTGGAAATATAAGAGCCGCACTGCTCGTAGCTCTTGTCATACCGCTCTCGATGCTCTTTACGGTCATTGGCATGGTTCAGAATAAAATCAGCGGAAACTTGATGAGCTTGGGAGCTATCGATTTTGGCATCATTGTCGACGGGGCCGTTGTTATGGTGGAAAATATTATTCGTCGCTTTGCGGAACGTCAGCATCGCCTTGGACGCGTGCTGACTCATTCTGAACGACTCGAAGAAGCCTTTGAAAGCTCGCGTGAAGTAGCTAAGCCGACACTCTTTGGGGTAGGCATAATTATGATAGTGTACTTGCCAATTCTCACACTGGGCGGTGTAGAAGGAAAAATGTTTATTCCGATGGCCGAAACAGTCCTCCTAGCTCTCGGCGCCGCTTTGATTCTCACTTTTACCTTTATACCGGCTGGCGTTGCGCTTTTTTTACGGGGAAAAGTTTCCGAAAAAGAGAGTATCGTTATTCGAGGCACAAAAAAGATGTATTCACCCGTCCTGAAGGCCGCGCTCTCGTATCGTTGGCCAGTTGTCATCGTTGCGATGGCGTTCTTGCTTTTCTCCGGCATAGTAGCCACTCGGATGGGAAGTGAATTCATGCCTTCACTTGATGAAGGAGACATCGCAATGCACGCAATGCGGATTCCATCTACCAGCCTCACCCAAGCTGTTTCCATGCAACATGATCTTGAAGAGGCTGTGCAAACATTGCCAGAAGTGGAAAGAGTTTTTACAAAAATTGGAACGGCGGAAATCGCTACCGACCCCATGCCTCCTTCTGTGGCAGATATTTTCATCATGATAAAGCCGAGAGCTCAATGGCCGAATCCCAACAAGAGTAAGACGGATTTGGTCGCCGAGCTTGAATCCATCACGAAAAAGATTCCCGGAAATAATTACGAATACACACAGCCGATTCAAATGCGATTCAACGAACTGATTTCTGGAGTCCGCAGTGATGTTGCTGTAAAGGTGTTTGGCGACAATCTTGATGTAATGCTCTCTCAAGGCAATAAAATAGCATCCGTTCTCGAATCAATTCCGGGTGCGACTGATGTGAAGGTTGAGCAAGTTACCGGTCTGCCGCTCATGTCCATAGATATTGACCGCGCCGCGATTGCTCGATTTGGCTTGAACATAAGCGATGTTCAGGAGGTAATCGAAGTCGCAGTTGGCGGCAAGGCCGTGGGGCAGGTATACCAAGGAGACCGCCGATTTGATCTTGTTGTCAGACTGCCCGAAGATGTACGACGGGATGTTGAAGCTCTGGAGTTTCTGCCAATTCCCCTTCCTGCGCTTGGTGCAGGCTCTTCCATCACGATGATTGCTTCTGTCTTTGGAATGAGTGAAGATCGAAACCCGGCCTATGTGCCTCTTGGGGCAATCGCCAAAATAAGTATCACCGAAGGGCCAAATCAGATCAGCCGTGAAAATGGCAAACGTCGTGTGGTCATTCAAGCCAATGTTCGCGGACGAGACATCGGCTCCTTTGTCCAAGATGCTCAAGAGCGCATGGATGCCCAAATTGCTCTACCCGCAGGCTATTGGATGACCTGGGGCGGACAGTTCGAGAATCTGATTGCCGCCAAAGAACGCCTCTTTGTAGTTGTCCCAGTCGCTCTCCTGCTTATCTTCCTGTTGTTATTTGCGACTTTCAACTCAATAAAGTACTCTTTGCTGGTATTCACTGGAGTTCCGCTGGCGCTCACCGGCGGTATTTTAGCTCTATGGATTCGGGGGATACCGTTGTCAATTTCTGCAGGAGTGGGCTTTATTGCGCTATCCGGGATTGCAGTTTTAAATGGTCTTATGATGGTAACTTTTATCAATAAATTGCGCGAAGAGGGCGAACCTATAAACGAAGCGGTTACTCATGGAGCGTTGACACGACTTCGACCAGTATTAATGACAGCGCTTGTTGCCTCGCTCGGCTTCGTACCGATGGCAATCGCAACTGGAAGCGGGGCGGAGGTCCAGCGTCCATTGGCGACCGTAGTAATTGGCGGTATTTTATCTTCAACCTTGCTGACCTTGGTTGTATTGCCAGCGCTGTATAGTATCTTCAATAGAAGGAAGAATGGCGTAATCGTATCGGAATCGACAACGAGTTGATTCAATCATTAACGACAGGCGCGATGAACACTGAAAGAGCCCGACTTGCTGGGCTCTTTCAGTGTGTTTGTAGTTTGAGACCGTAACAGATTCGATATGGCGTTGATCATTACGCCGCTTGTTGCATCACCCAGTCGATAAACTCGTCTTGCAATTCCCGCCATTTTATATTTTCTCCCTGTTTCGCGAATATATCACACGTTAACTTGACTGCTGGTGCCTTAGGGCCAGACGCAAGCAAAATCAGAAACTGGCTAAAATTGAAAAGAGGATGGAATGACCGACATTAATACGGCTGTCCGGTTTTGTTAATTTACTGAGTAGAGGCTTTGACAAAGGCCTCTTTTTTTGTTTGGCCCATTTTTTGAACTGCCATTCTCTTTTGAGAGCAAGTGATAGCGAGCCGCACTGTTCTGTGTGTGCCAAATTGACGGGCGGATGAAGGAAAGGCGCAAAAATCTCGTCACACAGTTCATTCTTGATATCTGACTTATTTAGGCATTTTTCTGTTGACAATACAAAGAAATTAGACTGTATTATTTAGGTGTTGGGTCGGGATTCCTCTCTTGCTGATTCATAAGCATTCCCCGCACGTCATCCTTAGTCATGCGAGTGAATGATGGCAGGAATGTACACCCACGAAGTACTTTTCTTGATCGATACATACTTTTTTGATCGCGTACTTGGATAAAAAAGGCATCTCGACCAGAGATGAGCTTATTTCCCTCGCTCTTTATGACTAAGAGAGCCAGAGGAAATGTAATGGAAACAGTGATTGCTCTTTGTTGCAGCGCCTCAGGATTTCCCGATTGCGCGAGGCCAATGGCGATTTGTTTGATTGATTTAGAGGATAAGTATAAACACAAGAAAATTTAGAATAACTCTGGAAGGAACAAAACAATTATGAAGAAGTTTACTTCTTTGACAATGGGGCTATTGCTGACGTTATTTTTTGCGGCGGGAATGGTGTCTTCGGAGACGACCTACAAAAAAGCAGGTAATGAATCAGAACAAATACTGCCGCTGGCACCCGTCAGTGCGCACTCTCCGGCGGTCTTATGTGGAGATTACGGTGGTGACGGCTCGGTAGATATTAGTGATTTGACAATTCTCCTTGATTATCTCTTTATATCTCATAGTCCAATTTTTGATTTTAGCGACATTGACGACAGGCTCTTGGTGACGGCTCGAGATGTGATGTTTTTGATGGAGAACGTTTTTAACTCGCTTCCTCTCACCTGTCCGGCAACGCTTCCGCCGATGAATCCGGCTGTGGATCCAACTACAATTGTAAGAGTTTTGCCAGTAGTGCTTCCAGCCGGGCTATTGACCGTGAGCGTTAAATTGGAATTTGAGAACGAAGATCCATTTCATGGGGTAATCCTCCCGTTTTTGGTCAGAGTAGGCGGGACGCCAGCAGATGGACTGAGTAATATAGTTTTGGGCTCTGACTTTCAACACCAATTGATTGGAGGGGCTCGTGATAAAGGAGCGGGAAGACTCTTCGTATATTCGCTAACGAACGGCCATCGTTCTTTTGAACCAGGTAATCATATACTTGTTGATTTTGATGTGACCATGTCAAGTTCAACAACATTTGATCGCACTGTTAGTTGTGAATTTATCTCACTTCCGCCAACGCAGAACGGAACGAACGTACATACTCCCTACGTCCTCGAAAAGAACTTGCCGTTTACTCCGCGTCTGCCGGTTCTGGGAGCATTTCAGGGATTTACTTTTCATGCAGTCAAAACGAAGATAAACGTCGGCAATCCGGTTTTCTTTTCCGGCTTTTTGAGTGCGCCAGTTGACGACAACACTTGGCAATGGGACTTCGGTGACGGAAACACCGGCGTCGGTAGGAACCCGATCCACATCTATGATGGTTCGGCCGTGGGGCCATTTACCGTTTCAGCATCTGTAAATCTTTTAGCTGGAGGAACAGCAAACGCTTCACGGTTTGCTTACATCAGCCTGAATCCGGTGATAGCCGATTTCCAAGCCAATCCTCGCGCAGGAATTCTACCCACCAACGTAACTTTCACAGACCTGTCGACAGGGGCCCCCGTCACTTGGTTCTGGGATTTTGGTGATGGCAATACATCAACAGTACAGAATCCGGTACACACATACACCACTGCCGGCACATACACGGTCTGTTTGACTGCTTCCAATCCATTGTACAGCGACACCCGTTGTTTACTCAATCACGTCAGGTTTACGTCCACTCCGACTCCAGACTTCGACCTTTCTGCGTTCGGGCCATCTAGGGTGAGACGTGGATTTAACAAGAAAATTTATTTTACAGTTGTAAATATCGGTACAGGAGATGCTATTGGAGATAAACTCACCATTGATTTATCGGGACTTCCGAGTGAAGTAACGTATGTAGGAAGCGTACCCGCTCCGAATGTTGATATGGGTACCATCAAGAAGTGGAATTTACCGACATTGAGTTGGGACCCCACCCAGTTAACATTCGATGATTATACCGTTCAAATTGAACTAACCGTTGATGCTCTGACCAATGTTGGAGAATTGATTCCAATAACGGCTTCAGTTGACCAAGCGACCGGCGAAGTAACGTTATTCAACAATAATGTAAAAGAAACCGAAGAAGTTGTTGCTGCTATTGATCCCAATGATAAACAGATTCAGCCGTTGGGCTGTGGCGATCAGCAAGCCCAGCTCGAGTCCAGCGACCTGAGCTTTATGATTCAATTTGAAAATAAGCCTGAAGCTACAGCGTCGGCATTGTATGTCATTGTCGTCGACACTCTCAGTCCGTTCTTCGATTGGAGCACACTGGCGCCGGGACCAAGCAGTCATCCGGTTGATTTTAGTTTTGATGAGCAAACCGGAGAGATGATTTGGATATTTGACGGCATTAATTTGCCGCCTAATGTAAATCCACCTGAAGGGGAAGGTTTTGTCAGCTATTCTATCAGACCAATGGCCGACTTGCCTCCGGAAACGACAATTTCTAATCAAGCCTATATCCGTTTTGATTTTGAAAACTGGCTTGCCGCGCCGGGAACGGGACCGCTTCAAATTCTGGTTGATGGGGATGTCAATGTCAATGGCATACCAGATGTTTGTGACCAATGCTGTGTGGCTCTGACTGGCAACTGTGATGGTTCGCTCGATGATGTAGTCGACATTTCTGATTTGACAGCTTTGATCGATAATCTCTTTATTTCTCTGACAGCGCTGCCATGTCTTGCAGAAGGGAATACCGATGGGAGCCTTGGCGGCGTGGTTGATATTTCGGATCTGACCGCGTTGATCGACAATCTCTTTATATCGCTCAGTGGTACTTCCCCATGTGAGTAGGAATTAGTAATGCAATATCTATCGCAAATATCTTAGACCGACAGAAATCAGGGCCTTGCTTGAACGAGAGTACAGCAAGGCCTGGTTTCTTAATAAGGTATTTAGTTGATTAATTTAATTGAAGATTCTCTCATTATCGCACCCCCGTCACTCACTGTATTCAAAGACCTGCTCTATTTGTTCGTCAAATATCCGCGCGATCTTGAATGCCAACCCCAAGCTTGGGTCGTACTTCTCCGTCCCAATGAAACGCCCGCTGAACACAAAAAACGGCTAACATATCCCTTTGGACATTCTGTTCCGCGAACTGAACTCATCAAAGAAACATTGGCATGGCTTGACCGTTATCTTGGTCCGGTCAAGTGAACGAG
This genomic stretch from Candidatus Zixiibacteriota bacterium harbors:
- a CDS encoding efflux RND transporter periplasmic adaptor subunit translates to MKRYPLVITAVLVLVLAITSMMILRTEPAKSNDPHDHGSEVGHDEHDDHGEPAGPNGGKLVSFGDYIVEVSIFEKGVPPEFRLYLTDNSQKSVTIDPTQMVISLARPERTDSFTFRQSDGFLQSEQEIAEPHEFTLSMKIKISDAVYDTTYFQEETHGHGAEHGSGSMGSIALSDEAIQSNDIRLEKAGPGRISHVVELPGEIVLNADKVAHIVPRFSGITLNVHKNLGDRVDSGEVLAVVQSNQSVASYDVKSMMSGTIIEKHVTLGEFVRDDADIFVIADLSTVWVAISIYPQYLGQLRIGQRVALSSTGISEKTEGTIDYIGPVVGERTRTGQARMVLRNPDRIWLPGMFVTAKIAVSETDVLLAVPDEAIQTVEGSTAVFVRVDGRFHAVPVTLGRSDGKMVEILSGLAHGDEFAASNSFLLKADFGKSEAAHDH
- a CDS encoding P-II family nitrogen regulator, coding for MKEIKATIKTHMISKVISALHELPHFPGLTTFDCLGQGRGRGQGGTYITPESGLSYHEKKRIEIICPDHQVDEIVAIIAKHAHTGNPGDGIIGVSKVDKVIRIRTGQIADAAL
- a CDS encoding PKD domain-containing protein, producing MKKFTSLTMGLLLTLFFAAGMVSSETTYKKAGNESEQILPLAPVSAHSPAVLCGDYGGDGSVDISDLTILLDYLFISHSPIFDFSDIDDRLLVTARDVMFLMENVFNSLPLTCPATLPPMNPAVDPTTIVRVLPVVLPAGLLTVSVKLEFENEDPFHGVILPFLVRVGGTPADGLSNIVLGSDFQHQLIGGARDKGAGRLFVYSLTNGHRSFEPGNHILVDFDVTMSSSTTFDRTVSCEFISLPPTQNGTNVHTPYVLEKNLPFTPRLPVLGAFQGFTFHAVKTKINVGNPVFFSGFLSAPVDDNTWQWDFGDGNTGVGRNPIHIYDGSAVGPFTVSASVNLLAGGTANASRFAYISLNPVIADFQANPRAGILPTNVTFTDLSTGAPVTWFWDFGDGNTSTVQNPVHTYTTAGTYTVCLTASNPLYSDTRCLLNHVRFTSTPTPDFDLSAFGPSRVRRGFNKKIYFTVVNIGTGDAIGDKLTIDLSGLPSEVTYVGSVPAPNVDMGTIKKWNLPTLSWDPTQLTFDDYTVQIELTVDALTNVGELIPITASVDQATGEVTLFNNNVKETEEVVAAIDPNDKQIQPLGCGDQQAQLESSDLSFMIQFENKPEATASALYVIVVDTLSPFFDWSTLAPGPSSHPVDFSFDEQTGEMIWIFDGINLPPNVNPPEGEGFVSYSIRPMADLPPETTISNQAYIRFDFENWLAAPGTGPLQILVDGDVNVNGIPDVCDQCCVALTGNCDGSLDDVVDISDLTALIDNLFISLTALPCLAEGNTDGSLGGVVDISDLTALIDNLFISLSGTSPCE
- a CDS encoding CusA/CzcA family heavy metal efflux RND transporter, producing the protein MLDKILNFSIRQRWLILLAVSGISVLGIYNFGKLPIDAVPDITNVQIQINTEAKGMSPIEVEKQITFSIETAMGGIPSVLYTRSISRYGLSQVTVVFEDGTNIYFARQLINERLQEAKSALPPSAGEPTMGPIATGLGEIFMYTVEALPGRLKPDGNSFTSTDLREVQDWVIKPQLRTIAGVTEVNTIGGYDKQYHVTPDPARMMSYGLSFRDIMEALARNNSSVGAGYIEHKGEQYLIRVPGIVSTTDDILNVLIGVDDGTPIYIRDVATVGLGEELRTGAATENGEEVVLGTVFMLMGENSRTVAQRVADKMTEVNKSLPDGVVARTVYDRTNLVDATLETVRNNLAEGAVLVIVILFLLLGNIRAALLVALVIPLSMLFTVIGMVQNKISGNLMSLGAIDFGIIVDGAVVMVENIIRRFAERQHRLGRVLTHSERLEEAFESSREVAKPTLFGVGIIMIVYLPILTLGGVEGKMFIPMAETVLLALGAALILTFTFIPAGVALFLRGKVSEKESIVIRGTKKMYSPVLKAALSYRWPVVIVAMAFLLFSGIVATRMGSEFMPSLDEGDIAMHAMRIPSTSLTQAVSMQHDLEEAVQTLPEVERVFTKIGTAEIATDPMPPSVADIFIMIKPRAQWPNPNKSKTDLVAELESITKKIPGNNYEYTQPIQMRFNELISGVRSDVAVKVFGDNLDVMLSQGNKIASVLESIPGATDVKVEQVTGLPLMSIDIDRAAIARFGLNISDVQEVIEVAVGGKAVGQVYQGDRRFDLVVRLPEDVRRDVEALEFLPIPLPALGAGSSITMIASVFGMSEDRNPAYVPLGAIAKISITEGPNQISRENGKRRVVIQANVRGRDIGSFVQDAQERMDAQIALPAGYWMTWGGQFENLIAAKERLFVVVPVALLLIFLLLFATFNSIKYSLLVFTGVPLALTGGILALWIRGIPLSISAGVGFIALSGIAVLNGLMMVTFINKLREEGEPINEAVTHGALTRLRPVLMTALVASLGFVPMAIATGSGAEVQRPLATVVIGGILSSTLLTLVVLPALYSIFNRRKNGVIVSESTTS